One part of the Camelus dromedarius isolate mCamDro1 chromosome 33, mCamDro1.pat, whole genome shotgun sequence genome encodes these proteins:
- the C33H2orf92 gene encoding uncharacterized protein C2orf92 homolog — MTDVLIRRGSFDTDAYGVKMCEDYPQQKSLRDAEFASGSNKREEHLARLFGHSAEEKRDKESSLFNRDASDKQLTTVGQGTLQEAISPAVPNRSVPCVQLLHFLQRNIIIAAVSVAGILVATVLLLLVLITYIRRKQPLYPPANTTYNIFIMNGKTWWQTSQEKNARKHSRKQKPLKDNSSV; from the exons atgactgatgtccttataagaagaggaagtttCGACACAGATGCCTATGGAGTGAAGATGTGTGAAG ATTATCCTCAACAAAAGAGCTTGAGAGATGCCGAGTTTGCATCAGGTTCAAATAAGCGAGAAGAACATTTGGCTCGACTGTTTG GTCACAGTGCAGAGGAGAAGAGGGATAAAGAATCTTCTCTGTTCAACAGGGATGCAAGTGACAAGCAGTTAACCACCGTAGGTCAAGGAACACTTCAAGAAGCAATCAGTCCAG CTGTTCCAAATAGGAGTGTGCCCTGCGTGCAGCTTCTGCATTTCCTCCAGCGGAACATCATCATTGCCGCGGTCTCGGTGGCGGGAATCCTCGTGGCCACAGTGTTGCTGCTGTTGGTGTTGATCACATACATCAGGAGGAAGCAGCCATT ATACCCTCCGGCAAACACGacctataatatttttataatgaatggaAAGACTTGGTGGCAGACGTCTCAAGAAAAGAACGCCAGAAAACattccagaaaacagaaaccgCTGAAGGATAATTCCAGTGTCTAG